Below is a window of Pseudodesulfovibrio sp. 5S69 DNA.
CTGCACGCCCTGCGGGGCGAGAACGCGGACATGCCCCAGGCCGGGACGCTCCACTCCCTGTGCTTCGACTACTGGAAACACGCCTACTCCGAGACGCCCATCGTGGTGCCCGAGGGAGCGGCCAAGAAGCTGTTCGCCGAGGTCAACCCGGAGTTCGCGGGCAAGAACCTCGACCACTACTGGAATAAATACATCCTGGCCCGCGAGCAATTGACCGAACTGCCCGACGACCTGAGCGAAGCGCACATCAGCTACGGCAACCAGAAGAATCACTGGGACCTGGTGGACTACACCGACCTGTTGGAATTCATGCTCGAACAGTCCGGCGCGCCGACCTTCCACATGCCCTACACCCACGTGCTGGTGGACGAGGTCCAGGACCTCACACCCCTGCAACTGGCCGTTGTCCGGGGCATCGCCGGGCAGTCCGGCGAGGGGCTGTTCTGCATCGGCGACCCCAAGCAGTCCATCTACGGATTCCGCGGGGCCGTGAGCGACGTGGAGGCCCACCTCAAGGGGATCTGGCCGGACATCGAACTGGTCACCCTGATCGACAACTACCGCTCGGGCCAGACCATCTTGGACGGAGCGGGCAATCTTTTCCCCGAGGCCCCGCGCCTGATCGCGCGCAAGGACGTGACCGCGACCATGCACATGTTCGAGGCCCCGGACGCCATGCGCGAGGCCACCTGGATCAGCGACAAGATCAAGGGGCTCATCGGAGCCACCAGCCACTCCATCGTGGACAACGAGGGGAGCGGGGACCTGGCGCCCGGCGACATCGCCGTGCTGGTCCGCTTCAAGGCGCTCATCCCGGTCATCGAAAAGGCGCTCAAACGCGCGGGCGTGCCGGTGAGCACCCCGGAGCTGGAGGGATTCTGGCAGGAGCCGCGCGTGGCCGCCATCCTCAAGGCCGCCGAGCAGTTCCTGGGCATGACCCTGTCCGGCGTCGAGGACACCATCGAGATCCCGGACCACATCCTGGCCAAGGGCCCGGTCGGGCTGGCCGCCTACCTGAGCGAAACCCCGCCTTTCGACCAGTTCTTCTGGGAGAGCCGCCAGTTCAAGGAGCTCAGGCGCGAGTTCGACCGGCGCGGCGGCTGGCAGGGGCTGGTCAACTGGGTGTCCCTCCAAACCGAGCTCGAACTGGTCCGCCGGACCGCCGAAAAGGTCCAGATCATGACCCTCCACGCCTCCAAGGGGCTGGAGTTCGAGGCCGTGTTCATGCCCGCCTGCGAGGAAGGCATCCTCCCCTTCGCGGGCATGGACCTGCTCACCGCCAAAGTCACCCTGACCCCCGGCAGGGGCCAGCGGTTCTCCGAGGAACGCCGGCTGATGTTCGTGGGCATGACCCGCGCCCGGCGGAACCTCTACCTCAGCTATGCCCGGAGCCGGCAGCTCTACGGCAAGACCCTGGCCCTGCCGCGGTCGCGCTATCTGAGGGAAATCCCCGAGGAGCTCCTGACCAAGTCCACCCTGGCCGCCCGCAAGGTGACCAAGGAAAGGCAACTCGGCCTGCTCGACTAGAGAAGAAAGCGGTAAAGCCCGCGTTCGTAGACCCAGCAGACGTTGCGGGCCGCGGACCGGGGCAGGCCGATTCGACGCAACCGGCAGAAGACATGCAGGGGGTTGAACTTATGTTGGAAATATTCGCGAAGCGTGGTCATATCCGAAACCTCGGCAAATCGTTCATCGTGCTGAACGATTTGCTGCAATAGCCATGCCCCGAGACTCTATGTCAACGAAACCGGCGGGTTCCCCGGACCGATACGGCCGCGACCGGGAAAATAGTGCGCAATCCGCCCCCCTTTCCGTGCGCGAGGTGGAGCAAAAATGGGACGTGCGCTTTCCTTTTCCCCTGGCCGCGCCCTCGGCCGTGCTGCCCGCGGGCCTGGCCGAAAACAGCGCGTACCTGGCCGACTATTTCCCGGAAATCGCGGTTCTTTTCTTCGAGACCGAGGCCTGCCTGGCCTATACGGATGAGGACCTGCCCGCCCACCTCGCGGACCTGCCCTGCTCCTGGCACGTGCACATGCCGCTGGACCTGCCGTGGCATGCCGGGTTCGAGACCGCCTGGCAAAAGATTGACGGGCTGCTGGACAAGATCGCCCCGGTCTCGCCCGGAGCCTACGTGCTCCACCCGCCGGACGCGCCGGACATGCTCCTGCCCCTGGCCGCGCGGCTGCGCGACAACGGCGTGGACCCGGCCCTGTTCCTGGTCGAGAACATCGGCTCGTGCAGCCTGACCCCGGTCTGGGACGAGGTCGTGGAAGGCGGCTTCTCGGCCTGCCTGGACATCGGGCACATCCAGGCCTACGACCAGCGCGATGTCCTGCGACTGCCCGGCCTGTGGGAGCGCGTGCGCATGCTCCACGTGTACGGGGCCGAGCGGGACATGCGCCACTGGCCCCTGCGCGAACTGGACCCTGTGGGCCAGGTCCTGCTCAAGACCATGCTTGAGCGGGCATCAAACTTCACCGTGACCCTGGAGGTCTTCGGCCGGGCGGAGTTATTCGACTCCCTGGACCTCTTCGGCCAGTTGTTCGCCCGGTGGGAGGATGAAAAATGATCACATTGGTGCTCGGCGGCAACAAATCCGGAAAATCCGATTTCGCGCTGGATTTGCTGGCCGAATCGGCCGGTCCGGGGTTGTTTGTGGCCACGGGCAAGGCCCGCGACATGGAATTCCGCGAGCAGATTCGGCGCCATCGCCAAAGCCGGGGCCCGGGCATTGAAGTCGCGGAAGTGGCCGAGGACTTGCCTCAAGGGCTTCAAAAGGCTAAATTGTCGTTTCCGGCCGTACTGGTGGATAGCCTGGATTACTGGTTGTTCGCCTGTCGAGAGGCCGGATGTGAGCCGGTTAAGATCGAGGAATTCTTGGAAGTTCTCGACAACTGGGGCTCCACGGATTTGATACTTGTCTCCTGTGAGACAGGGCTTGGGCCGCTGCCGGCAGGCAGCGGGGTCCGGGCCTTCGTGCGGAGCCTCGGCGCGCTCAACCAAGCTGTCGCCGTGCGGGCCGACCAGGCGTTCCTGGTGGCGGCCGGGCTGCCGTTAACCCTGAAACAGGGATAGTACGTGGCACTATTTCGACAACTTGACGAACAGGTTGAGCAACTTCTCAGCCTGTTCAAAAAGGAAGACAACTGGCTGATCCTCATCAACGCCGACCCGGACGCACTGGGCTCGGCGCTGGCCCTGAAACGGATCATGACCCGGCGCGTGAACGCCGCGGCCATCGCGCAGATCAACGAAATCAAGCGGCCGGACAACCTGTCCATGATCCGCTACTGCCGGATCCCCACCCAGAAGCTCATCCCAAACCTCGCGGCCCAATACGACAAATTCGCCCTGGTGGACTCCCAGCCGCACCACAACCCGGAGTTCAAGCAATTCGACTTTTCGGTGGTCATCGACCACCATCCGATCATGCAGGACAACCTGGTCCAGGCCGACTATGTGGATATCCGGCCCAAGTACGGCGCGGTCTGCACCATGATGACCGAGTACCTGTACAACATGAAGATCCGCCCGGCCAAACTGTTGGCCACGGCGCTCATGTACGGCATCCGCTGCGACACCAAGACCTTCGAGCGTGAATTCATCGACGCGGACATGGCCGCCTTCAAGTATTTGAGCAAGTTCGCGGACTCCAAGCTGATGAACCGCATCAGCCGCAGCGAGTTCCACCTGGACTGGATGCGCTACTTCTCCCGCGCCTTCTACAACCTGCGGCGCATCGGCCACGGGCTGTTCGCCCACTGCGGCAACGTGGACAACCCGGACATCCTGGTCATCGTGGCCGACTTCTTCACCCGGGTGCACAACGTGGCCTGGGTGGTGGTCTCGGGCACGGCGGACGACAAGCTGGTCTGCATCTTCCGGGGCGACGGCCTGCGCCGCGACATGGGCACCATGGCCCAGAAGATCATGAACGGGCTCGGCTCGGCCGGCGGGCATAAACAGGCCGCCCGGGCCGAGGTGGAGCTGACCGAACTGGACGGCGTGGACCCGGAAATCTTCATGCTCAAACGCCTCGGACACGGCCGAAAATCCTCCATCCACAGAATCTAAACCCCCACCCCCATATCTATGTCGTTAAAAGAACGCCTCAATTTCGATAAGGACCCGGTGTACCTCATCGACGGAACCGCCCTGCTCTATCGCGCTTTCTACGCCCGCGCCGACCTGTCCCGCTCGGACGGGTTCCCGACCAACGCCATCAACACGGTCATGCGCGTGCTCATGAACCTGCTCAAGGACGAGAACCCGAACCACATGGGCTTTCTCATGGACGGCAAGGGGCCGACTTTCCGCAACGCGCTGTACGACGAGTACAAGGCCAACCGCCCGGCCATGCCCGAGCCGCTTCGCGACCAGGTGGAGCCCGTACGCCGGGGCGTGGAGCTGCTCGGCATCAAGCTGCTGGTCTCCGAGGGCGTTGAGGCGGACGACTGCATCTGCTCCCTGGCGGGCCGCTACAAGGCGGACAGGCCGGTGATCATCCTGGCCACGGACAAGGACATCAAGCAGTGCCTGGACGACCGGGTGGTCATGGTCAGCCAGATCG
It encodes the following:
- the cbiR gene encoding cobamide remodeling phosphodiesterase CbiR translates to MSTKPAGSPDRYGRDRENSAQSAPLSVREVEQKWDVRFPFPLAAPSAVLPAGLAENSAYLADYFPEIAVLFFETEACLAYTDEDLPAHLADLPCSWHVHMPLDLPWHAGFETAWQKIDGLLDKIAPVSPGAYVLHPPDAPDMLLPLAARLRDNGVDPALFLVENIGSCSLTPVWDEVVEGGFSACLDIGHIQAYDQRDVLRLPGLWERVRMLHVYGAERDMRHWPLRELDPVGQVLLKTMLERASNFTVTLEVFGRAELFDSLDLFGQLFARWEDEK
- a CDS encoding bifunctional adenosylcobinamide kinase/adenosylcobinamide-phosphate guanylyltransferase, translating into MITLVLGGNKSGKSDFALDLLAESAGPGLFVATGKARDMEFREQIRRHRQSRGPGIEVAEVAEDLPQGLQKAKLSFPAVLVDSLDYWLFACREAGCEPVKIEEFLEVLDNWGSTDLILVSCETGLGPLPAGSGVRAFVRSLGALNQAVAVRADQAFLVAAGLPLTLKQG
- a CDS encoding DHH family phosphoesterase, with translation MALFRQLDEQVEQLLSLFKKEDNWLILINADPDALGSALALKRIMTRRVNAAAIAQINEIKRPDNLSMIRYCRIPTQKLIPNLAAQYDKFALVDSQPHHNPEFKQFDFSVVIDHHPIMQDNLVQADYVDIRPKYGAVCTMMTEYLYNMKIRPAKLLATALMYGIRCDTKTFEREFIDADMAAFKYLSKFADSKLMNRISRSEFHLDWMRYFSRAFYNLRRIGHGLFAHCGNVDNPDILVIVADFFTRVHNVAWVVVSGTADDKLVCIFRGDGLRRDMGTMAQKIMNGLGSAGGHKQAARAEVELTELDGVDPEIFMLKRLGHGRKSSIHRI